Proteins from a single region of Apium graveolens cultivar Ventura chromosome 7, ASM990537v1, whole genome shotgun sequence:
- the LOC141672752 gene encoding peptidyl-prolyl cis-trans isomerase CYP95-like isoform X1, which produces MSKKNSFVFLDVSIDGDPIERMAFELFYDLAPKTAENFRALCTGEKGLSSTTGKPLHYKGTFFHRIIKGSMAQAGDLLRRGGKFGESIYGEKFPDERPKLLHDEPGLLLMAIEDRDTRGSLFSITFKANHQLNKKYIVFGKLVEGLDVLEKIENCGDDPDVTVKIINCGENEDDNENLVKRKSSKLRNGNDVLSESNSREMRRKRKHKKSSKDRRKRRKYYTSDSVTTSDTETETSESDSESDFDLSSSSSSDISSSSDDKRKKRKRSKRNRSKHGKKRDRKRDKKRKRRNKRSKHKSKRDLGGSSGSESGTDDDTSTVRKHDEKLKNPAEFTGEKEDNSLRHKNIVSPDMLEREEGEFPRENGQLKSNGIEMETKSEKSSERQPDVVDDHPGKSRSRSISPKRTLSRSTSISPKTSLRKSPAVSPKRSMSESPSVSGSPTRTSRGNRGFSRSPIRRCSLVRSVSRSPLSPKVGRSISPRSVRARPRRGSPQSPTPSPRQRGASPSPPRTSSRKRESRSPVRSRKSLSTSPVRSSRRSISRGSDRAPSRRSTSRSPTKAQTRNSRRSYSRSPVGYGRRARSPYADRARSISRSPSPDGSTKRIRRGRGFSQRYSNARRYHSSDRSPIRPYRYGRSERDRYQNYRRSPRRHRTPPRERTPSRYRSRRSRTRSRSASRSPIRYRNRRHSRSRSPVETTRYRASPHAERRMSPRSMSRSLSRSSPSESTKRASKEKSLSSSESPPAKKGLVSYGDGSPDSGHR; this is translated from the exons GCCGGTGATCTGTTGAGGCGTGGTG GGAAGTTTGGAGAGAGTATATACGGGGAGAAATTTCCAG ATGAAAGACCCAAACTATTACATGATGAGCCCGGTCTTCTCCTAATGGCAATCGAGGATCGTGATACGCGTGGGTCGTTGTTTAGCATAACCTTTAAAGCTAATCATCAGTTAAACAA GAAATATATTGTGTTTGGAAAACTTGTTGAAGGACTTGATGTTTTGGAAAAGATTGAAAATTGTGGGGATGATCCTGATGTAACCGTAAAGATCATAAATTGCGGTGAAAATGAAGATGACAACGAGAATTTAG TCAAAAGAAAATCAAGTAAACTGAGAAATGGCAATGATGTTTTATCAGAGTCCAACAGTCGTGAAATGCGGCGTAAAAGGAAGCATAAAAAATCCTCAAAAGATAGAAGAAAGAGGAGGAAGTATTATACATCTGATTCTGTCACCACCTCGGATACGGAGACAGAAACATCTGAATCTGATAGTGAGTCAGACTTTGatttatcatcatcatcatcgtCCGATATCAGTTCATCCAGTGATGATAAAAGGAAGAAGAGAAAAAGATCCAAGAGAAACCGAAGTAAACATGGAAAAAAGAGGGATAGAAAACGAGACAAAAAACGCAAGAGGCGTAATAAGAGATCAAAGCATAAATCAAAAAG GGATTTGGGAGGCTCTAGTGGAAGTGAAAGTGGCACAGATGATGATACTAGCACTGTTCGTAAACATGATGAGAAGCTTAAGAATCCTGCTGAATTTACAG GAGAAAAGGAAGACAATTCCCTTCGTCATAAAAATATAGTTTCACCTGATATGCTTGAGAGGGAGGAAGGTGAGTTCCCAAGGGAAAATGGACAGCTAAAAAGCAACGGGATTGAAATGGAAACTAAATCTGAAAAAAGTTCAGAAAGACAACCTGATGTAGTAGATGATCATCCTGGAAAATCTAG GAGTCGAAGCATCAGTCCTAAAAGGACATTGAGCAGGAGTACTAGCATCAGTCCCAAAACAAGTTTGAGAAAAAGCCCAGCTGTGAGCCCGAAGAGGAGCATGAGTGAGAGTCCAAGTGTCAGTGGAAGCCCTACACGTACATCTCGTGGAAACAGGGGATTCAGCAGAAGTCCTATTAGAAGATGTAGTCTAGTTAGAAGTGTTAGCAGAAGCCCTTTAAGCCCTAAAGTGGGAAGAAGCATCAGCCCGAGATCAGTACGTGCCAGACCTCGACGGGGCAGTCCACAAAGTCCCACTCCATCTCCACGTCAGAGAGGTGCTAGTCCTTCCCCACCAAGAACCTCATCTAGAAAGCGTGAAAGCAGAAGCCCGGTTCGATCTCGTAAAAGTTTAAGTACAAGCCCTGTTAGATCATCTCGAAGAAGCATCAGCCGAGGTTCAGATAGGGCCCCTTCTAGGAGGAGCACGAGCCGAAGTCCAACTAAAGCGCAAACAAGGAATAGCCGTCGCAGTTACTCCAGGAGCCCTGTTGGTTATGGTCGTAGGGCAAGGTCACCTTATGCTGATCGTGCAAGGAGCATATCTAGGAGTCCTTCTCCAGATGGTTCAACTAAGCGGATTAGACGAGGAAGAGGTTTCAGTCAGCGTTACTCTAATGCTCGCAGATACCATTCTTCAGATCGTTCGCCTATAAGGCCGTATCGCTATGGCAGAAGTGAGCGAGACAG GTATCAGAATTACAGGAGATCTCCCAGGCGTCACAGAACTCCGCCGAGAGAAAGAACTCCTTCAAG ATACAGAAGCAGAAGAAGCAGGACTCGAAGTCGTAGTGCTTCAAGAAGTCCAATCCGCTACCGCAATCGCCGTCATAGCCGCAGCCGATCTCCTGTAGAGACAACTAGGTATCGTGCATCACCTCATGCTGAAAGGAGGATGTCACCTCGGAGTATGAGCCGGTCTTTATCTCGctcttcaccatcagaatcaaCTAAAAGGGCTAGCAAAGAGAAATCTTTATCATCTTCTGAAAGCCCGCCTGCAAAGAAAGGTTTAGTCTCTTACGGGGATGGATCTCCCGACTCCGGCCACAGGTGA
- the LOC141672752 gene encoding peptidyl-prolyl cis-trans isomerase CYP95-like isoform X2 — translation MSKKNSFVFLDVSIDGDPIERMAFELFYDLAPKTAENFRALCTGEKGLSSTTGKPLHYKGTFFHRIIKGSMAQAGDLLRRGGKFGESIYGEKFPDERPKLLHDEPGLLLMAIEDRDTRGSLFSITFKANHQLNKKYIVFGKLVEGLDVLEKIENCGDDPDVTVKIINCGENEDDNENLVKRKSSKLRNGNDVLSESNSREMRRKRKHKKSSKDRRKRRKYYTSDSVTTSDTETETSESDSESDFDLSSSSSSDISSSSDDKRKKRKRSKRNRSKHGKKRDRKRDKKRKRRNKRSKHKSKRDLGGSSGSESGTDDDTSTVRKHDEKLKNPAEFTGEKEDNSLRHKNIVSPDMLEREEGEFPRENGQLKSNGIEMETKSEKSSERQPDVVDDHPGKSRSRSISPKRTLSRSTSISPKTSLRKSPAVSPKRSMSESPSVSGSPTRTSRGNRGFSRSPIRRCSLVRSVSRSPLSPKVGRSISPRSVRARPRRGSPQSPTPSPRQRGASPSPPRTSSRKRESRSPVRSRKSLSTSPVRSSRRSISRGSDRAPSRRSTSRSPTKAQTRNSRRSYSRSPVGYGRRARSPYADRARSISRSPSPDGSTKRIRRGRGFSQRYSNARRYHSSDRSPIRPYRYGRSERDRYQNYRRSPRRHRTPPRERTPSRSRRSRTRSRSASRSPIRYRNRRHSRSRSPVETTRYRASPHAERRMSPRSMSRSLSRSSPSESTKRASKEKSLSSSESPPAKKGLVSYGDGSPDSGHR, via the exons GCCGGTGATCTGTTGAGGCGTGGTG GGAAGTTTGGAGAGAGTATATACGGGGAGAAATTTCCAG ATGAAAGACCCAAACTATTACATGATGAGCCCGGTCTTCTCCTAATGGCAATCGAGGATCGTGATACGCGTGGGTCGTTGTTTAGCATAACCTTTAAAGCTAATCATCAGTTAAACAA GAAATATATTGTGTTTGGAAAACTTGTTGAAGGACTTGATGTTTTGGAAAAGATTGAAAATTGTGGGGATGATCCTGATGTAACCGTAAAGATCATAAATTGCGGTGAAAATGAAGATGACAACGAGAATTTAG TCAAAAGAAAATCAAGTAAACTGAGAAATGGCAATGATGTTTTATCAGAGTCCAACAGTCGTGAAATGCGGCGTAAAAGGAAGCATAAAAAATCCTCAAAAGATAGAAGAAAGAGGAGGAAGTATTATACATCTGATTCTGTCACCACCTCGGATACGGAGACAGAAACATCTGAATCTGATAGTGAGTCAGACTTTGatttatcatcatcatcatcgtCCGATATCAGTTCATCCAGTGATGATAAAAGGAAGAAGAGAAAAAGATCCAAGAGAAACCGAAGTAAACATGGAAAAAAGAGGGATAGAAAACGAGACAAAAAACGCAAGAGGCGTAATAAGAGATCAAAGCATAAATCAAAAAG GGATTTGGGAGGCTCTAGTGGAAGTGAAAGTGGCACAGATGATGATACTAGCACTGTTCGTAAACATGATGAGAAGCTTAAGAATCCTGCTGAATTTACAG GAGAAAAGGAAGACAATTCCCTTCGTCATAAAAATATAGTTTCACCTGATATGCTTGAGAGGGAGGAAGGTGAGTTCCCAAGGGAAAATGGACAGCTAAAAAGCAACGGGATTGAAATGGAAACTAAATCTGAAAAAAGTTCAGAAAGACAACCTGATGTAGTAGATGATCATCCTGGAAAATCTAG GAGTCGAAGCATCAGTCCTAAAAGGACATTGAGCAGGAGTACTAGCATCAGTCCCAAAACAAGTTTGAGAAAAAGCCCAGCTGTGAGCCCGAAGAGGAGCATGAGTGAGAGTCCAAGTGTCAGTGGAAGCCCTACACGTACATCTCGTGGAAACAGGGGATTCAGCAGAAGTCCTATTAGAAGATGTAGTCTAGTTAGAAGTGTTAGCAGAAGCCCTTTAAGCCCTAAAGTGGGAAGAAGCATCAGCCCGAGATCAGTACGTGCCAGACCTCGACGGGGCAGTCCACAAAGTCCCACTCCATCTCCACGTCAGAGAGGTGCTAGTCCTTCCCCACCAAGAACCTCATCTAGAAAGCGTGAAAGCAGAAGCCCGGTTCGATCTCGTAAAAGTTTAAGTACAAGCCCTGTTAGATCATCTCGAAGAAGCATCAGCCGAGGTTCAGATAGGGCCCCTTCTAGGAGGAGCACGAGCCGAAGTCCAACTAAAGCGCAAACAAGGAATAGCCGTCGCAGTTACTCCAGGAGCCCTGTTGGTTATGGTCGTAGGGCAAGGTCACCTTATGCTGATCGTGCAAGGAGCATATCTAGGAGTCCTTCTCCAGATGGTTCAACTAAGCGGATTAGACGAGGAAGAGGTTTCAGTCAGCGTTACTCTAATGCTCGCAGATACCATTCTTCAGATCGTTCGCCTATAAGGCCGTATCGCTATGGCAGAAGTGAGCGAGACAG GTATCAGAATTACAGGAGATCTCCCAGGCGTCACAGAACTCCGCCGAGAGAAAGAACTCCTTCAAG AAGCAGAAGAAGCAGGACTCGAAGTCGTAGTGCTTCAAGAAGTCCAATCCGCTACCGCAATCGCCGTCATAGCCGCAGCCGATCTCCTGTAGAGACAACTAGGTATCGTGCATCACCTCATGCTGAAAGGAGGATGTCACCTCGGAGTATGAGCCGGTCTTTATCTCGctcttcaccatcagaatcaaCTAAAAGGGCTAGCAAAGAGAAATCTTTATCATCTTCTGAAAGCCCGCCTGCAAAGAAAGGTTTAGTCTCTTACGGGGATGGATCTCCCGACTCCGGCCACAGGTGA
- the LOC141672752 gene encoding uncharacterized protein LOC141672752 isoform X3, with the protein MAIEDRDTRGSLFSITFKANHQLNKKYIVFGKLVEGLDVLEKIENCGDDPDVTVKIINCGENEDDNENLVKRKSSKLRNGNDVLSESNSREMRRKRKHKKSSKDRRKRRKYYTSDSVTTSDTETETSESDSESDFDLSSSSSSDISSSSDDKRKKRKRSKRNRSKHGKKRDRKRDKKRKRRNKRSKHKSKRDLGGSSGSESGTDDDTSTVRKHDEKLKNPAEFTGEKEDNSLRHKNIVSPDMLEREEGEFPRENGQLKSNGIEMETKSEKSSERQPDVVDDHPGKSRSRSISPKRTLSRSTSISPKTSLRKSPAVSPKRSMSESPSVSGSPTRTSRGNRGFSRSPIRRCSLVRSVSRSPLSPKVGRSISPRSVRARPRRGSPQSPTPSPRQRGASPSPPRTSSRKRESRSPVRSRKSLSTSPVRSSRRSISRGSDRAPSRRSTSRSPTKAQTRNSRRSYSRSPVGYGRRARSPYADRARSISRSPSPDGSTKRIRRGRGFSQRYSNARRYHSSDRSPIRPYRYGRSERDRYQNYRRSPRRHRTPPRERTPSRYRSRRSRTRSRSASRSPIRYRNRRHSRSRSPVETTRYRASPHAERRMSPRSMSRSLSRSSPSESTKRASKEKSLSSSESPPAKKGLVSYGDGSPDSGHR; encoded by the exons ATGGCAATCGAGGATCGTGATACGCGTGGGTCGTTGTTTAGCATAACCTTTAAAGCTAATCATCAGTTAAACAA GAAATATATTGTGTTTGGAAAACTTGTTGAAGGACTTGATGTTTTGGAAAAGATTGAAAATTGTGGGGATGATCCTGATGTAACCGTAAAGATCATAAATTGCGGTGAAAATGAAGATGACAACGAGAATTTAG TCAAAAGAAAATCAAGTAAACTGAGAAATGGCAATGATGTTTTATCAGAGTCCAACAGTCGTGAAATGCGGCGTAAAAGGAAGCATAAAAAATCCTCAAAAGATAGAAGAAAGAGGAGGAAGTATTATACATCTGATTCTGTCACCACCTCGGATACGGAGACAGAAACATCTGAATCTGATAGTGAGTCAGACTTTGatttatcatcatcatcatcgtCCGATATCAGTTCATCCAGTGATGATAAAAGGAAGAAGAGAAAAAGATCCAAGAGAAACCGAAGTAAACATGGAAAAAAGAGGGATAGAAAACGAGACAAAAAACGCAAGAGGCGTAATAAGAGATCAAAGCATAAATCAAAAAG GGATTTGGGAGGCTCTAGTGGAAGTGAAAGTGGCACAGATGATGATACTAGCACTGTTCGTAAACATGATGAGAAGCTTAAGAATCCTGCTGAATTTACAG GAGAAAAGGAAGACAATTCCCTTCGTCATAAAAATATAGTTTCACCTGATATGCTTGAGAGGGAGGAAGGTGAGTTCCCAAGGGAAAATGGACAGCTAAAAAGCAACGGGATTGAAATGGAAACTAAATCTGAAAAAAGTTCAGAAAGACAACCTGATGTAGTAGATGATCATCCTGGAAAATCTAG GAGTCGAAGCATCAGTCCTAAAAGGACATTGAGCAGGAGTACTAGCATCAGTCCCAAAACAAGTTTGAGAAAAAGCCCAGCTGTGAGCCCGAAGAGGAGCATGAGTGAGAGTCCAAGTGTCAGTGGAAGCCCTACACGTACATCTCGTGGAAACAGGGGATTCAGCAGAAGTCCTATTAGAAGATGTAGTCTAGTTAGAAGTGTTAGCAGAAGCCCTTTAAGCCCTAAAGTGGGAAGAAGCATCAGCCCGAGATCAGTACGTGCCAGACCTCGACGGGGCAGTCCACAAAGTCCCACTCCATCTCCACGTCAGAGAGGTGCTAGTCCTTCCCCACCAAGAACCTCATCTAGAAAGCGTGAAAGCAGAAGCCCGGTTCGATCTCGTAAAAGTTTAAGTACAAGCCCTGTTAGATCATCTCGAAGAAGCATCAGCCGAGGTTCAGATAGGGCCCCTTCTAGGAGGAGCACGAGCCGAAGTCCAACTAAAGCGCAAACAAGGAATAGCCGTCGCAGTTACTCCAGGAGCCCTGTTGGTTATGGTCGTAGGGCAAGGTCACCTTATGCTGATCGTGCAAGGAGCATATCTAGGAGTCCTTCTCCAGATGGTTCAACTAAGCGGATTAGACGAGGAAGAGGTTTCAGTCAGCGTTACTCTAATGCTCGCAGATACCATTCTTCAGATCGTTCGCCTATAAGGCCGTATCGCTATGGCAGAAGTGAGCGAGACAG GTATCAGAATTACAGGAGATCTCCCAGGCGTCACAGAACTCCGCCGAGAGAAAGAACTCCTTCAAG ATACAGAAGCAGAAGAAGCAGGACTCGAAGTCGTAGTGCTTCAAGAAGTCCAATCCGCTACCGCAATCGCCGTCATAGCCGCAGCCGATCTCCTGTAGAGACAACTAGGTATCGTGCATCACCTCATGCTGAAAGGAGGATGTCACCTCGGAGTATGAGCCGGTCTTTATCTCGctcttcaccatcagaatcaaCTAAAAGGGCTAGCAAAGAGAAATCTTTATCATCTTCTGAAAGCCCGCCTGCAAAGAAAGGTTTAGTCTCTTACGGGGATGGATCTCCCGACTCCGGCCACAGGTGA